In Alphaproteobacteria bacterium, the genomic stretch ACTGACTATTTTTTGCCTCGTTCGTCATTGGTCGCGGTAGGCCGAGGATGATCCGGAAGTACCCGATTGTCAGTGTTCTAGTCGTGAGCGCGGTCGTGGGTGTGATCGTGGCCGTCCTGTGGCCGGGGATGAAGGAGAGGGGCGCTGTTCCTCCGATCACGGGTCAGGTGCAGAACTTTATTCTTGCGCAGGCGCCCGGCCCGGGACCGGAGACAGCGTGGCGTGATGCCGACGGCGGATCCGTCAGTCTTGCGGACTTTCGCGGCCAAGTCGTGATGCTCAATTTTTGGGCTACCTGGTGCGCGCCCTGCATTCGCGAGTTGCCTTCGATTGATCGTCTTCAAGCCGAACTTGCCGGTGAAGACTTCACGGTGGTCGCGGTCAATATCGATCGGGGAGGCGTGGCTGTCGCCGCTCCGTTTTCTGAGCGCCTGGGTCTGAGGAATCTCGAAGTGTATGTTGACGCCGAAAGCACCTTCGCACGCGCGGTCCGCGTCAACGTGATGCCCACGACTATCGTATACGATCGGTCGGGCCTAGAGGTCGGACGGCTGGCGGGCGCTGCCGAATGGGATTCGCCGGAAGCATTTGCGCTTCTGCGTTGGTTCATTCAGGACCAAAGTTAGCTGTTGCAATGAGGTCTCTCTTTCTCCTACGCGCCCGGGCGATAGCGCCGCTGCGTACTTTCGGATGGCACCGCCTACGGGCATGGGCGCTAGCAACCTTGTTCGTTATGCCGGGTATTCTAGCGCTTGCGCAGACGGCCCATTCCGAACCGGGCACGAGCGATTGGATCGACTACGGGCAGGGCCAGATTCGCCTCGTCTCCGCGACAACTGGCGTGGTCGGAGAGGACTTGCTACTCGGGCTCCAGTACAAGATCGCGCCAGGTTGGGAGATCTATTGGCGTAGCCCAGGCGAAGCAGGCTTGCCGACCACGATTGATTGGCAAGGTTCAACCAACCTTGACACCACCACAATCCAGTGGCCGCTGCCGGGCCGGTTCAAGATCTTCGGTATCGACACCTTTGGCTACAAGAACGAGGTCGTCCTTCCGATTCCCGCGCGAGTCGTCGAACCGGGCGGTCCAACGGATATTCGCGCGGCGGTGAACTTCCAAACCTGCAAGGAACAATGTGTCCTGCACGATGTGGTCCTGAATCTCACTCTTCCGCCAGGCGGCGAACCTTCGAACCTGACTTCATTGATCAATCGCTACAAGGCCAGGGTCCCAACCCAAGAGGTCGGTTTCGGCCTCGCTGTCGAACGAGTCGAGATCGTCGAGGTCAGCGGCGGCCAGCTGGTACAGGTGGTGGCGACCTCTGCGGTGCCGTTTGCGGAACCGGACGTCCTCGTCGAGGGACCTAGGGACTATCGGTTTCTTCCGCCCAAGGTGCGAATCACCGATAACGGGACTCGCGCTGTGCTTCAGGTGCCGATCGAGCTGTCATTGCTTGGAAGCGAAGAGACAAAGCCGCCATTGGTGGGAACTGATCTTGTCTTGACCCTTGTCGACGGCGGCCGGGCGGTTGAGCAGGGGCTTGTGGCCACCGCGGGTCAGCCCGAGAACGTTTCTTTTCTTCCGCTGTTCGTTGTTCTTGGGCTTGCCCTACTTGGTGGCTTGATCCTCAACATCATGCCTTGCGTGCTGCCGGTTCTCTCAATCAAGCTGCTCGGTGTAGTTAAGCATGGGGGCGGTGAGAGTCGTCCGGTTCGCAGAAGTTTTCTGGCTTCCGCCGCCGGTATCTTGTTTGCCTTTGTCGTCCTGGCAACTTTTCTCGTCGGTCTTCAATCGGCAGGAATAGCCGTTGGCTGGGGCATTCAATTTCAGCAGCCGCTGTTCATTGTTGCTATGACGCTGCTCATCACGTTGTTCGCCTCCAACATGTGGGGCTTCTTCGACGTTGTCTTGCCACCGCGTCTGCTCGCGCTTGCCAACAGACTCCCAGGCGGAGGAACCGCGCGCAGCGAAGGGCTCGCCGGGTCGTTCGGGACAGGCGTCTTCGCAACCATCATGGCGACGCCTTGTTCGGCACCCTTCCTGGGAACTGCTATTGGCTTTGCGCTGACCCGCGGGACGGTGGAAACCTACCTCATCTTTGCAGCCCTTGGTGCTGGTATGGCCGTGCCTTATCTCCTGGTTGCTGCCGTTCCCGTGCTCGCAACCAAATTACCAAAACCAGGTGCCTGGATGGTGACCGTAAGGCGTATCCTCGGCCTCGCGCTGGCCGGGACCGCCGCGTGGTTGCTGTCGATCCTCGGTGGTCAACTTGGCGCCCCGACTGCCGTTATGGTTGGCGGCCTTATGCTCGCGACGGTCGCGGCCCTATGGGCCAGGAGACGGTACCCGGTACATGTGGTCCGGCGCCTCACGCCTGCGGCTGTGCTGGCACTCGGTATAACGGCAATGCTAGGCCCGCAGTGGGTGGATGCACGGATCGAGATGGCCGAAAGCGCACCCGTCGCCACTTGGCAGGCATTTGAGCCAGAGTTGATTCCAGGGCTTGTGGCAAGCGGCAAGGTCGTGTTCGTCGATGTCACGGCAGACTGGTGCGTGACTTGTCTCGTTAACAAGAAACTTGTGCTTGATCGTGGCCAGGCGGCGAGGCTCTTGAACCATCCGGACATGATCGCCATGCAGGGTGATTGGACCAACCCGGACGAACGCATTACCAACTTCCTCGCGACGTTCAACCGTTTCGGCATTCCCTTCAATGCCGTCTATGGGCCAGATGCCCCAAATGGACTAGTGCTTCCTGAATTGCTCAACGAAGCGCGGGTGCTCAAAACCGTTCGCAGGGCGGCTGGCCGTGACTTGCTGGCCGAAAATATTGCAACGCGGTGAGTGACGGTTGTTGGCGGGATATTATTCCGTGTCCCGGCCTGCGGCGGCTTTCTGCAACTGCCGGACCAACGGAAGAATGGTCTTCTCCAGATCCTTGGCCGTCATCTGGCCAATGTGTTTATAAGCGATCATGCCCTGGTCATCGACGATAAAGGTTTCTGGTACCCCGTAGACACCCCATTCGATGGATGCACGGCCGTCGAGGTCGGCCCCGGTTCGCTCATAAGGGTCGCCGAAGGTCCTAAGCCAACGTTCTGCGTCGTCAGGTTCGTCCCGCTGATTGATGCCGAAAATCGAGACAATATTGCGGCGCGATATTTCCATGAGGAGTGGATGCTCCACTCGGCAAGGCACGCACCATGACGCGAAGACGTTTACGAGTGATACCTGCCCCTTTAAATCCGCGCTCGAAAGGCCAAGGTCTCTCCCTTGTACGGGCTGGAGCGCGAATTCGGGAACCGGCTTGCCGATCAAAACGGAGGGAATTTCTCTTGGCCGCAGTGTGAGACCGATACCAAGTGCCACGGCGACGACGAGGAACACCGCAACAGGGGCTAGGTAGCGCGCCCGTCCGAAACTCCGCGCCCGTCTCTCGCTGTCGACATTTCCAATGACTTCCACTTCTTTTGTCATTTCTTACTCGATTCCCGCCGAGCGGCGGCCTCGACGGCGGCTCGACGCCAGGGACAACGCTAGCTGCTATTCTTGGTGGTGCAAAGTCGTGATGGGTCCGCCCATGGTTATCCGCCAGCCGCATCATCACCTGATATGAGGGCCCCGTTTATCTCGCTGTCGGCCCGGACCCCCTTCGGTCATTCCTCGCTCACATCTGAATTGGCGCGTTGGCATCAGATTATGTTTCAGGCGCCGCTAATTTTCTTTCGTAGACTGGCTATCTCTCGGCGCAATCGGGCTAGTTCGTCCGGCGCTAGCTTCTTCCGCGGTGGCAGGTCCAGCCTCATCGGGTTGATCTGAATTCCATTTTTCAAGACCTCGTAGTGGAGATTGGGACCCGTTGCGAGGCCGGTCGCACCAATGAAGCCGATGGTGTCGCCCTGGCGAACTCGTGAGCCGACTTTCAGGTCCGCTGCATATTCGCTAAGGTGGCCGTAGGCCGTCTCAAGGGCGCCGGCGTGCCGTATGCGCACATAGTTTCCGAAACTGCCCTTGAACCCACGCTTTACAACCAATCCGTCACCTGCAGCGAAGACCGGTGATCCGTGAGATGCTGCGAAATCGAGGCCCTTGTGCATGCGGCTGTAACCGAGAATAGGGTGGTCTCGTTTTCCAAACCGTGATGACAATCGCGCGCCATCGACGGGGGTCCTTCGAAGGCTCGCTTCAATGCTGTTGCCATTCGAATCGAAATAGCCAGTGAATCCGTCTCCCGTCGTGAAACGCACGAGAGATAGCGTCCGTTCATCGGCCTCAAGAGAGATGAATACGAGGGCGCCAGTGTGAGAGGTATGGTTCACGGCATCTTCGAACTTTTCGAACGCAAACGAAAAGCGGTCACCATTCTTGATGTCTCGTTGAAGATCGACCGCATGACCGAGGATTGGGTAAGCCTGCTCCAAGATTGACGACGGAATATCAAGGGCGCGGGCAGCCTCGTGAAGACTTTCCTTGATCGTGCCATCGGCAAATTGCAAGCGCGAAATATGCTCCACCTGTTTCAGTCTCGCCGTGTATTCGCCCCCATCCTTGCGATTGACGACAATCACTCGGTCGGTTTCAGGGGCCATGACGATGCTTCGAAGGAGTCGGGTCACCCCGTTTGACTCCTCTGTCAATGCGACCTGTATGGTTTGGCCTGCGCGTAGAGTTCTCGGGTCCACAAGGGCTTCGACGCTTGTGGCGGCTTTGAATGCCTCGCTTATAGGAATCCCAAGATCGACCAATACCCCGAGCAGGGTCATTCCCTCGGCGAGCGAAACGTCGATGACCTGGTCTGATTTGTCGACCAAATTGGGTATTTGAGCGACCCTCGCCCATGAATCGTTTGTTGGTTCGAGTGCGGGCTGCGTCAAGGTTTTGGTTGTCGCCGAGGTCGTTCGAGCAGATTCAAATGATTCGTCGTCCGAGGAGGTCCACGCAAAGAATATGACTGTACCGAGAATGGTCGCGCCCAATCCGAGCAACGCTAGGCTTGCGCGATTTGATCGCAGAGTAGCGACGCGGATTTTTAACAATCTCAACCGGAGGTGCCTCCATGACATTTTGTTCAATGTTCCTGTTCTCCTTCAACGATTTCTATTTTCCAAACGCGCCATTGCCGAGGTCGCGTAAGGTTCAGAGTTTTCAACCCGAGTTGGCGGGAACGATACCAGCTCCGCATACTTTGAACTGTGACAGAACCCATTAGGGCACCGCGAACCCTCATCGCTAACGGTCCCCGTTTAGAGCAGTCCTAACAGCATCGAAGAGCGGACCGTCAAGGTCGCCGTGAACGTGAAGCTTTCGACCATTCACGAAGAAGGTGGGTGTGCCTGATACCCCCAAACCAATGGCCTCCGCATAGGAAGCTTGTACGGCGTCTTCCGCGGCGCCGCTTGCAAGGCATGCCTCGAAATCCTTCCGCTCGAGTTTGATATCTGCACCGAGTGCTTGAGGTGAATCGTCCCTCAGATAGTCCTGCATTTCGAACGCGAGGTCGTGGTATTCCCAGAAGCGCCCTTGTTGGTTGGCGCAATAGGCGCCCATCGCCACAACGCGCGATATACCTGAACTGTTAACGGGAAAATCGCGGTATACCACGCGGATATCGTTTCCGAACTCCTGTAATAGCCGGCGAACGGTTGTGGTCGCGGCCTTGCAGTGCTCGCACTGAAAGTCCGCAAACTCGACGACGGTCACTGTCGCGTCGGCGCTGCCTTTGGACGGATAGCCTTCCGTTACAAGGTCGAAGCGAGGTTGTTGCGGAAGAGGCAGGTACCTCTCGTAGCCTTTCTCTTCTCGGATTCTCTCAATCAGGCCGTCCATTCGCGCCCGTTCGCGCTGCTCGCCGAGATAGTTCACGATTTCGGAGCGAATCTGGTCGAGCGGGCGGCCGATGCGCTGCTTGTTGGCATCGTAGAAGGTACGAATTTCAGTGTCGTTTGCGGGCGGAACGGCGAGCAGTTCTTCTCGTATTTCGTTGGTAGGTCGCCCCTCTCTTACCGACATTTCATCGATGTAGCGTTTGACGACGAATCTATCCAGAATGTCTCGGCGCTGTTCGTTGGTCTCAAGTTCGAGCTCAAACATTTCCTGTCGGAGGCGAACTGGCAGTTCCTCACTTCGGATTGTTTCGTCATCGTACCGGAACCCAAAGCCTTCAGCCGCGACGGCTGGCAGTGGTATGGCAATCGCGAGCGCGAACGCAATGACCCCGTGTCGAACAGACTTCATTTCTTCATTCCCATCTTATTTTCTCCAACATTTTCTAGCACCCTTCGCCCTCGATTCGCCCTTATCCGCAAGCCTGATAGGTAATGTCCTAGTGGCTGTGGACTGCCGCAGAGGCGTCAATTGGCTGACCCGTTCCATTCGTCCCGGTGCGCGCGGTTCGTAGCAGGCGAAGCGCGTTGCCTACAACCAACAGCGAAACACCGACATCAGCAGCTATTGCGCCCCAAAGCGTTGCGATGCCTGCGAAGGTGAGAATTGCAAACGCAGCTTTGACGCCTAGCGACAGAGCGATGTTTTGGTGAATGACTGCCAGCGTGCGTCTCGAATGACCAATCAACCACGGTAGTTTCTCCAAATCGTCGGTCATCAGTGCAATGTCCGCGGTCTCAATGGCTGCATCGCTTCCGGCGGCACCCATGGCGACACCGAAGCTGGCGCGTGCCATGGCTGGGGCGTCGTTCACGCCGTCGCCGACCATCGCGACTTCGCCGTATGCCTCCACAAGTCGCTCTACTGCGACGACTTTGTCCTCGGGAAGAAGTTCCGCGTGCACTTCGTCGATACCTATGGCATCGGCAATCGCATTCGCCGTCACGCGGTTGTCGCCGGTGAGCATGACGAGGTGCTCGACGCCGCCGGCTCGAAGAGCCCGAATGGTCGCCTCTGCCGTCGGCCGTACGGTATCGGAGATAGCAAGTAAGCCGCACACGTGCCGATCATTGCCGATGGCGACGACGGTGGTACCGTCTCGCTCTAGCGTCGCGGCTTGTGCCGCGATTTCCGGACTGTCCTGGCCGCGCTCGACCAGATAGCGGTGGGAGCCGAGCCAGAACGGTTCGCCCCCGAATCCTCCGATGACGCCTTTGCCCCGGAGCATTTGAACATCGCTCGCCGGGCGCGGCTGGATCCCACGCTCCTTCGCGAACGCGCTCACCGCGTGGGCCAATGGATGCGTACTAAACGCTTCAAGTGCGGCAGCGCGCTCGATTAGTTCCGCTTCAGTATGCCCATTCAGCGGGATGACACGCACGACTTTCGGTTTCCCCTCTGTCAGGGTGCCCGTCTTGTCGAACGCTAACGCACGGAGTCTCGCTGGTCGCTCGATGAAGACGCCACCCTTGACGAGGACGCCCTGACGCGCAGAAGCCGCGAGCGCGGCGACGATGCTGACTGGCGTCGAAATAACAAGGGCGCAGGGGCATGCGATGACGAGTAAAACCAACGCGCGATAGAACCAGTCGCCCCACCCGGCACCGAACGCGAGCGGTGGGACCAGGAATATCCCGATCGCCAGTACGATGATTGCCGGTGTGTAGATGGCAGCGAACCGTTCTACCCATTGCTCAACGTGCGCCCGACGGCCTTGGGCCTCTTCGACCATGCGGATAATGCGGGCAAGGGTCGTATCGTCGGCACCCTTGGTGCTTTCGACTTCCAGGGCGCCATCGCCGTTGATGGTCCCTGCGAAAACATCATCGCCAGCGTTCTTTTCGACCGGCACGCTCTCGCCGGTTATCGGGGACTGATCGACGCTGGTTGCGCCGAGCACAATCCGGCCGTCAAGCGGAATGCGCTCCCCAGGTTTGACGATGAATCGCGCGCCCACCCTCGCTTCGGCGGCAAGGATTTCTGTTTCTTCGCCCCCACCTGCCCTGATGCGAACCGTTGCAGGCGCCAGATCGAGCAGCGCCGACACAGCCCGACGGGCGCGGCCCACACTCCAGCTTTCCAGCATGAGCGACAGTGCGAACAGGAAAGTCACAGTTGCCGCCTCAAAGTACTCACCAATGCCAACTGCGCCCACAACTGCTATCACCATCAGCAGGTTCATATCGGGGCGAAACCGACGGGCGGCGAACCACGCCTTGGGCAGCACAAAGCGGAGGCCGAAGACAATGGCAACGGTGTATGAGGCGACTTCGGGCCAAGGAATGGCCTGGCCGCCGTGCCCGCCGAACAGTCTGATCGCTTCCCAGACGCCACCTGCGAGCCAAACGTGCAGGAAAAGCCCGCTAAACACGCCGAGACCGCTGAGGAATGTGAACCACACCTGTAGAAGCCGACGACGATCATCGACCGGGCTGCGCTTCTGACCTGGTCGCCAGTCCACAGCCTTCATGCCGGTACGCGCGACCGCCGATCGAACGTCTTGACTGGATACCGGTTGGGAATTCCGGAGGACCTTCATCCGGCCATTCAATATGTCGAAGGCGAGATGCTCTTCACCGCCAACTAGCGGGCCAACTTCTCGTTTTAGAACGGCCACCTCTTCCGCACAGTCAAGACCCTCGACCTTGAAGCTATGCCGCACCGCGCCACCGTGGTTGACCGCATCCGTAGCAGAGTATGGGCTATCGGCATCGCTTGTGTCGCACGAACGATCATCAGCGTGCTGATGACCGCGGTCATTCTGGTGCATATGTTCGTGTCTCTGTCGCATGACCTCGCTCCCGATTCGGCGCGGCGGCCGTACCCTGGAACCGAAGATCGCATCGGATCAGGTAAGTATGGCCGCAATCCGTAAGAACATAGGACCTACAGTGCCTGTAGGTTCAAGGGGCAATTGAATGCGGGTTGGGTCGGAGGTGGTGACCTGAGGAGCGCCTGCGGCAACACTTGTGTTTCGCTCGCGTCAAAACTACGTTTGAGAAG encodes the following:
- a CDS encoding DsbA family protein, with product MKSVRHGVIAFALAIAIPLPAVAAEGFGFRYDDETIRSEELPVRLRQEMFELELETNEQRRDILDRFVVKRYIDEMSVREGRPTNEIREELLAVPPANDTEIRTFYDANKQRIGRPLDQIRSEIVNYLGEQRERARMDGLIERIREEKGYERYLPLPQQPRFDLVTEGYPSKGSADATVTVVEFADFQCEHCKAATTTVRRLLQEFGNDIRVVYRDFPVNSSGISRVVAMGAYCANQQGRFWEYHDLAFEMQDYLRDDSPQALGADIKLERKDFEACLASGAAEDAVQASYAEAIGLGVSGTPTFFVNGRKLHVHGDLDGPLFDAVRTALNGDR
- a CDS encoding DsbE family thiol:disulfide interchange protein; the protein is MTKEVEVIGNVDSERRARSFGRARYLAPVAVFLVVAVALGIGLTLRPREIPSVLIGKPVPEFALQPVQGRDLGLSSADLKGQVSLVNVFASWCVPCRVEHPLLMEISRRNIVSIFGINQRDEPDDAERWLRTFGDPYERTGADLDGRASIEWGVYGVPETFIVDDQGMIAYKHIGQMTAKDLEKTILPLVRQLQKAAAGRDTE
- a CDS encoding protein-disulfide reductase DsbD family protein, translated to MPGILALAQTAHSEPGTSDWIDYGQGQIRLVSATTGVVGEDLLLGLQYKIAPGWEIYWRSPGEAGLPTTIDWQGSTNLDTTTIQWPLPGRFKIFGIDTFGYKNEVVLPIPARVVEPGGPTDIRAAVNFQTCKEQCVLHDVVLNLTLPPGGEPSNLTSLINRYKARVPTQEVGFGLAVERVEIVEVSGGQLVQVVATSAVPFAEPDVLVEGPRDYRFLPPKVRITDNGTRAVLQVPIELSLLGSEETKPPLVGTDLVLTLVDGGRAVEQGLVATAGQPENVSFLPLFVVLGLALLGGLILNIMPCVLPVLSIKLLGVVKHGGGESRPVRRSFLASAAGILFAFVVLATFLVGLQSAGIAVGWGIQFQQPLFIVAMTLLITLFASNMWGFFDVVLPPRLLALANRLPGGGTARSEGLAGSFGTGVFATIMATPCSAPFLGTAIGFALTRGTVETYLIFAALGAGMAVPYLLVAAVPVLATKLPKPGAWMVTVRRILGLALAGTAAWLLSILGGQLGAPTAVMVGGLMLATVAALWARRRYPVHVVRRLTPAAVLALGITAMLGPQWVDARIEMAESAPVATWQAFEPELIPGLVASGKVVFVDVTADWCVTCLVNKKLVLDRGQAARLLNHPDMIAMQGDWTNPDERITNFLATFNRFGIPFNAVYGPDAPNGLVLPELLNEARVLKTVRRAAGRDLLAENIATR
- a CDS encoding M23 family metallopeptidase; translation: MGATILGTVIFFAWTSSDDESFESARTTSATTKTLTQPALEPTNDSWARVAQIPNLVDKSDQVIDVSLAEGMTLLGVLVDLGIPISEAFKAATSVEALVDPRTLRAGQTIQVALTEESNGVTRLLRSIVMAPETDRVIVVNRKDGGEYTARLKQVEHISRLQFADGTIKESLHEAARALDIPSSILEQAYPILGHAVDLQRDIKNGDRFSFAFEKFEDAVNHTSHTGALVFISLEADERTLSLVRFTTGDGFTGYFDSNGNSIEASLRRTPVDGARLSSRFGKRDHPILGYSRMHKGLDFAASHGSPVFAAGDGLVVKRGFKGSFGNYVRIRHAGALETAYGHLSEYAADLKVGSRVRQGDTIGFIGATGLATGPNLHYEVLKNGIQINPMRLDLPPRKKLAPDELARLRREIASLRKKISGA
- a CDS encoding TlpA disulfide reductase family protein, coding for MIRKYPIVSVLVVSAVVGVIVAVLWPGMKERGAVPPITGQVQNFILAQAPGPGPETAWRDADGGSVSLADFRGQVVMLNFWATWCAPCIRELPSIDRLQAELAGEDFTVVAVNIDRGGVAVAAPFSERLGLRNLEVYVDAESTFARAVRVNVMPTTIVYDRSGLEVGRLAGAAEWDSPEAFALLRWFIQDQS
- a CDS encoding heavy metal translocating P-type ATPase, whose protein sequence is MRQRHEHMHQNDRGHQHADDRSCDTSDADSPYSATDAVNHGGAVRHSFKVEGLDCAEEVAVLKREVGPLVGGEEHLAFDILNGRMKVLRNSQPVSSQDVRSAVARTGMKAVDWRPGQKRSPVDDRRRLLQVWFTFLSGLGVFSGLFLHVWLAGGVWEAIRLFGGHGGQAIPWPEVASYTVAIVFGLRFVLPKAWFAARRFRPDMNLLMVIAVVGAVGIGEYFEAATVTFLFALSLMLESWSVGRARRAVSALLDLAPATVRIRAGGGEETEILAAEARVGARFIVKPGERIPLDGRIVLGATSVDQSPITGESVPVEKNAGDDVFAGTINGDGALEVESTKGADDTTLARIIRMVEEAQGRRAHVEQWVERFAAIYTPAIIVLAIGIFLVPPLAFGAGWGDWFYRALVLLVIACPCALVISTPVSIVAALAASARQGVLVKGGVFIERPARLRALAFDKTGTLTEGKPKVVRVIPLNGHTEAELIERAAALEAFSTHPLAHAVSAFAKERGIQPRPASDVQMLRGKGVIGGFGGEPFWLGSHRYLVERGQDSPEIAAQAATLERDGTTVVAIGNDRHVCGLLAISDTVRPTAEATIRALRAGGVEHLVMLTGDNRVTANAIADAIGIDEVHAELLPEDKVVAVERLVEAYGEVAMVGDGVNDAPAMARASFGVAMGAAGSDAAIETADIALMTDDLEKLPWLIGHSRRTLAVIHQNIALSLGVKAAFAILTFAGIATLWGAIAADVGVSLLVVGNALRLLRTARTGTNGTGQPIDASAAVHSH